Within Gammaproteobacteria bacterium, the genomic segment CTCGATTGGGATGAGGCTGCCCTCAGCCAACGCTAAGTCCACGGTAGAACTAGGCGCAACCACCATAAAACGGACACCATGGTGGCGTGCGGCGATGGCGAGGTGGTAGGTTCCAATCTTATTGGCAGTGTCGCCGTTGGCGGCGATGCGGTCAGCCCCGACGACCACCCATTGGATGCGTCGTGAAGCCATGAGATAGGCTGCGGCGCTATCCGCAATGAGGGTAACGGGGATGCCGTCGCGGGTCAGTTCCCAAGCGGTGAGGCGTGCCCCCTGTAACCAAGGACGGGTCTCGTCGGCGTACACCCGACTAACCCGGCCAGCGTTATAGGCGCTGCGAATAACTCCCAGTGCAGTACCGTAACCACCAGTAGCTAATGCCCCAGCATTACAATGGGTAAGGACCTCTCCCTCACCATCAAACAATGCGGCGCCCAATTCCCCCATCCTTCGGTTAGCGGCAATGTCCGCCTCATGGATGTACCGCGCCGCAGCAAGTAGGGAGGGGGTGGGATCTTCGTCAGGGAGATTCTCCATGACGGTACGAAGGGTGTTCAAGGCCCAAAACAGGTTCACC encodes:
- the mtnA gene encoding Methylthioribose-1-phosphate isomerase — encoded protein: MNATAGHTPAAVTWCDSHIRLLDQRFLPQREVYLDLYEVATVAQAIRDMVVRGAPAIGITAAYGAVLAARNRYQAAPNTWRSNVKEDLIQLAAARPTAVNLFWALNTLRTVMENLPDEDPTPSLLAAARYIHEADIAANRRMGELGAALFDGEGEVLTHCNAGALATGGYGTALGVIRSAYNAGRVSRVYADETRPWLQGARLTAWELTRDGIPVTLIADSAAAYLMASRRIQWVVVGADRIAANGDTANKIGTYHLAIAARHHGVRFMVVAPSSTVDLALAEGSLIPIEIRSPDEVLTLANQPIAASDAQAWNPSFDVTPATLIDAIVTERGVILAPNREKMAAVLG